DNA sequence from the Halobacterium sp. DL1 genome:
CCGGACCCGTGTTTCGTCCGTATCCACGGTATGTGGACGGCGCCGACGGGTTCCTCGTCGTCACTCCGGCAAACCAGGAACCCGAACCCGTCGCCGTCGTCGGAGACGCTGTTCTCGAAGTACTCCCGGATCTGCTCGCCGTTGCGCGGGTCGACGTCCGTCAGCGGGCGGCGGATCTCGGGGTGGTTGCGGCCGCGCTGGAGGAACTCCAGGTCCTCCTCCTCGATGGTGTGGAGGGCCACGCTGTCGCCCTCGGCGAAGACGGGGCCCGGCACTCAGACCCCCTCCCACTCGTCGGCCAGCAGACCGAAGCGGTGGATGTCGACGTGCTCGCCGCGGACGAACTTCTCGTCGCGGAGGCGTCCCTCGCGCTCGAAGCCGAGTTTCTCGAGGACGCGCCGAGAGCCGTCGTTCGGTTCGATGACCTCCGCGCGGAGCTTGTGCAGGCGGCGCTCGGCGAACGCGTACTCGCAGAGCAGGCCGACGGCCTCGGTGGCGTAGCCGTTGCCCCACTGGTCTGGGTCGAGGTAGTAGGCGATGGTGGCGGTGCCGGTGACGTCGTCCTCGTCGAACAGCGCCACCATCCCCAGCGGCTCCTCGTCGCGACAGACGATGAGGGTCGCGCCGTCGCCGCTGGAGATGGCGTTCTCGAAGAACTCCTCGAGCTGTTCGGCGTTCGCCGGGCGGTTCAGCGTGAGCGGCTGGCGCACCGCGGGGTCGTTGCGGACTCGCTGGACGAACTCGAGGTCCTCCTCCTCGACGGTCCGGAGGGTGACCCTGTCGCCGTCCGCGAACATGGGACCGGGCATGGCTAGGGAACGACACTACGGGAAGTTAGCTGTTCGCTGAACGGAGTTTCACTAAGCGCCCCGATAGTTCGGTACGG
Encoded proteins:
- a CDS encoding acetyltransferase, coding for MPGPVFAEGDSVALHTIEEEDLEFLQRGRNHPEIRRPLTDVDPRNGEQIREYFENSVSDDGDGFGFLVCRSDDEEPVGAVHIPWIRTKHGSGMLMYWVLPEHQGNGYVTEATELILDFAFEERRLAKVYAIVLETNVGSQRVLEKLDFQREGVHRKETFVDGERRDSYRYGLLAEEWLDS
- a CDS encoding acetyltransferase, whose protein sequence is MPGPMFADGDRVTLRTVEEEDLEFVQRVRNDPAVRQPLTLNRPANAEQLEEFFENAISSGDGATLIVCRDEEPLGMVALFDEDDVTGTATIAYYLDPDQWGNGYATEAVGLLCEYAFAERRLHKLRAEVIEPNDGSRRVLEKLGFEREGRLRDEKFVRGEHVDIHRFGLLADEWEGV